CGGGACGGCGCTCCGTTGTTGGCCGCGCCGCTTGTCATCTATCTGCTGTTGCGTTTGTTGTACCGCCGGGGTAGCCGGCACGCGCCGCCCGCGGATGCTTCCCGGTATGGCGCGATGTTCCTGGCCGCATCCACCGGCGCGGCCGGCATGGCGGCCAGCGAGCTGCTCATGTTTCAATACCAGACGCGGCACGGCTCGCTGTATCTTCACATCGGCCTTATTTCGGCCTTGTTTATGGCGGGCGCGTTCGCCGGCGGACGTTTCATCGAATGGCGGTTGGAGCGAAATGCGCCCAAGGGAATGCTCCTTGCCGCGCTCCTCGCGATCCACGCCGCATTCCTCCTGCTGCTCGCGCAGGATACGGTGGGCGCGCAAGCGGGCTTCGCGTTCATGTTTTTCGCGGCCGGCGTCACGACGGGCGGCTACTTCCCGCTGGCGGCGGCGTTGCAACGCATGGGGCGCGAGGCGGCATCCGTGGCGGCCCAACTTCAGGCGGCGGACAATTTGGGCGGGGCGTCGGCCGCTGTTTTATTGCCCACCTTGCTGGCGCCGATGATCGGCGCCGATGCGGCGCTGATCCTGTTGGGATTGATCGCACTCAACCTCCCCGAATTCGTCGGTTTGCGCCGGTTGCCCGGGAATACGGGACGATTTCCGTTGCGCGCGGCAGGGTACGCGATGGCGGGCGTTGCCGTGTATGCGTTGTTCGTTTCGGGATTCGCGGCCTTGCGACAGGGCGCGTCCGAGGAACATCTGTTTTGGGATGCGGTGCGCCGATTGTCGGGAGAAGAGGAACCCATGCGCGAGCAGGCGGAACGGCCCGGCGGCCCGGCTGTTGAATATGCGCGGACGGCCCAGGGTGGCTACATCTTTCCCACGAAACCCTGGGCGGCGGATATCAAGGGCTACGCGGGACCGATTCTTTTGGCCGCCCATGTGGACGCCGATGGACGCTTGATTGACTACGCCGTCGTGAAATCGCGGGAAACGCGGTCCTATTTGTCGCTCGTCGAAGTGCGAAAAGACCGCCTGCAAGGCAGGAACCTTTTCGATCCCCAACCCTTCCGGGACGTGGCGATCATTTCCGGCGCTACGGTCAGCGACAGGGCCATCCAACTGGGACTCGAACGCGCGGGCCATGGATTTGCCAAGGAAATACTGGGCCGGGCGCAAGCGGCCGGGGCCGGCGTGCCAAAAACCGTCCCTTGGCAGCCGGTTCGCGACGCGGGGATCCTGACCGTGATGCTGATGGCCGCCTATGCCCTGCGGTTTTCTTCCCCGTTCCGGCTCCGCTGGGCCGTGCTGGCCGTCTCGGCCCTTGTGCTCGGCTTCGCGCTCAATCTGCAATACAGTGTACAGCATGTTTTGCTGTTGCTGGATGGCGGCGTGCGCGAACTGCCCTGGGGCGGGGTTTTCTGGCTGGTGGTCGTGTTGCCCGCGGCGGCGGCCCTGTTCGGCAATGCCTATTGCGGCCATGTATGCCCCGCGGGAGCCTTGCAGGATCTCGTGGGCGACCTGTGGCCGCGCCGGTGGCGGGTTGCCCCGCATGCCCGCGTCTGGCGGCTCGTTCGCCCATTCAAATATGTCCTCTTGTTCCTGCTGGTCTGCGAATTTGCGCTTGTTCGCGACTATCGCGTGGCGCAGGCGGACCCGCTGGCCGCCCTTTTTGCGGGAAACTGGAGCGCTTCGTTTACCCTCTTCATCGTTTGCATGGCGGCGGCCGGGCTGTTCATGCCGCGGTTCTGGTGCCGTGCGTTGTGTCCGGCGGGCGCCTTTCTGTCGTTGTTCAACGGCGTACGGATGGCGGCGCGATGGATGCCGCCGAGATATCCCCTGCACTGCGATCTCGGCGTGCGTTCCGTTCGCGAACTTGATTGCCTGCACTGCGACCGTTGCGCGGCGAACCGTCGGGTGGGCGGGCGGGCCAAGTCGCTCCTTGCCCGGCGAACCGCCGGGATGGTGTTGTTCGCCGTGGCGGCAGGGGGGGTTTTATTTGTGGCGGCCAACGGTATACAGAGCCTGCGCGGACCGGAAGCCGCGGCCGTGTTTCCGGCATCCACCGGCATCAAGGGGACGCCGCGCACCGTTGACATGAACGCCCTTCGCAGGCTGCTGGATCGGGGCGAGTTGTCGCGGCATCCCGCCGAATTCCATCATCCGGCGAACATGGACGAATAGTTTTTTTCACTGGTGTCCACATTCACCCATCACCCGGAGCCTTCTTTCTTTTCCCCGGCCTCCTCCATTATGGGAAACAGGACGCGAACCGTCGTCCCCTTGCCCGGTTCGCTTTCCACATATATCGCTCCGTTGTGTCCGCGGACTATTCCCTGCACGGCGGACATGCCCAGGCCCCGTCCTGTGAACTTGGTCGAGAAGAATGGCTCGAACAAACGGCGTTTCGTTTCCTCATCCATGCCGCAACCCGTATCGGCCACTTCGAGAAAGACGCAACAGGCGCACGCGGGCGTCGTATCAACACAATTGTCCCGCAGGTTCTGCTCGTTGCAGGTCGTTGTGCCGGTGGTTATGCGTATCGTGCCCGGCGCATCGCCGATGGCTTCCGCCGCGTTGGTGAACAGGCTCACCAGCACGTGGAGGAGTTGCCCCGAATCGGCACGAACGGATGGAAGGTTCGCGGCAAGGTTGAGTGTTACCCGCACGTTTTTCGGAACGGATGCCTGAAGCCGGCCGGCATTTTCCCCGACCAGTTCGCTTAGATCAATCGGGCGCATGATAAACGCGCCCTTGCCCGAATAGGCCAGCATTTGCCGGGTAAGATCCGCCGCGCGCGAAGCGGCCGTCATCGCCTTTTCTATGTCTTGGCGCGCGCGGGAATCGGGAGCGAGTTCCATGAGCGCCAAATCGAGATTGCCCATGATGGCCATCAGCAGATTATTGAAATCGTGCGCGATGCCCCCCGCGAGCACGCCCAAACTTTCGAGTTTCTGGGCCTGCAACAACCGCCGCTCCACTTCCAGGCGTTCGGCTTCCATCCGTTTGCGCTCGGAAATGTCCCGAATGTTGGCGATCACCCCGACGATTTCCCCATCGGCGTTGCGATGGGGCGCGTAAACGCCCACGACCCACCCCGATTTTCCTGTGTCGGGACTCGTAAACGGCACGTCGCCGGAGCGGACCGTTTGCCCGTTTAGGGCCGCTTGCAACAGTTTGTCCACGCCCTGTTCCTGGAGGTGCGGAAACAGGTCCAAGGCATGCTTGTTCAGCACAAACGCCGCCGATAAACCCGTCAGTTTTTCCATGAACGGATTCCAGACGCGGTAGCGCAGTTCGCGGTCGTAGACGATTATCCCTTCGCCGGCACCGGAAATTACTTCCTCGTTGAAACGGGCCAGCGCCCGAAGTTCCTCGTCTTTCCGGCAGCGCTCCGTCACATCCCAGAAGATCCCCTGAATGCCGGCGATGTTGCCTTCCCGATCGCGCAGGAGCGTCTTGACCACCTGAACGTACATCAGGTTGCCGTCGGCGCCAATATGTTTTTCGATCTGGTCCAGCGTTTCGTACAGTTCCATGACGCGCCGGTCGTCCGCGCGGTAGGCCTCGGCCATCTCGCGTGGAAACAAATCGAAATCGGTCTTGCCCAGGATTTCCTCGATGGGCCGCTTTACCGTTTCGCTGAAGCGGCGGTTGCAGAACACAAAACGCCCCTCGCGATCCTTGCGAAAGACGCTCTGCGGCAGGTTTTCGACCAGCGAACGGTACAGTTCCCGCGAATTGCGCAAGGCGTCCTCGGCCCGTTTGCGCTCCGTGATGTCCTCGGCGCATACCAGAACGCGAAAGCCGCCGTCCATCTGAATGCGATCCACGGAGACCAACAGGCATTTTTCGACGGCCGCGCCGTCTTTCTGAAACGTCATCCAGGTTTCGAGGCCTTTGCAACAGGCGCCGGTGGCAAACGTGTCGAGAACGGCTTGGCGGATTCGGCAGTCGGCGCATGACTGCCCAAAACCACAGCCTGCCGGATTGTCAAGCGCATGTAGACATCGGAGCGCTTCGCCGCCCCGACGGCCGGCCATGTCCTCGCCGGTCCGGTCGGCGAATTGCGCGGCGGCGGCATTGGCCTTGATGACGCGCCGGTCGTTGTCGAGGAGCATCATCGCGAGCGGAGCGCTGTCGTGGATGGCTGTCAATTCGGCCAGTGCGGCCTGCAGGGCTTCCTGGGTGTGTTTATGGCTGGTGATATCAGTAAACAGGACGGCTATTCGATCGGGAGCCGGACGATACACCGTCGCACTGTAATGCATGCCGCGTGCAACGCTGAACCGTTCAAAATGCGCCGTTTCCCCTGTGATGGCGACACGTTCAAGACACTCCATCCAGTAGGGATCGATTTCCGGCAACGTTTCGAGCACCGTTCGCCCAACAGTATCCTCCGCCTGCACGCCCGTCAATCTTCCGAAAGCGGGATTTACTTCGAGAAATCGGTAATCGCGCGGCTGGCCGCCGGCGTCACGGAGAATTTCAAGCAGGACAAAACCGGAATCCATCGCTTGGAACGACATCCGGAAACGCTGCTCGATATCCTGCCGCGCCGTCTCGGTTCGTTCGGCGGCCTGCCGCTGGTTTTCGAGACTCTCCCGCAGCCGGACCACTTCTGCTTCCATCCGCGCAAGGCGCGAACGGAGTGAATCTGCCTCGTCATTTGCTGTCATATCACGTATTTTGTCACGGTTTTCCAATGTGTACTCGCGGCCTTGAAACGGCCAAAACCGGCGCCGGAACGAGCCATGTCCGGCTTCGCCACAGCATACGAACTTCAGTGAAAAACTGCAAGAAACGACAAGGCGGAAAATCGGGAATTGACAGGCGTGGCTTCTTGCGGTACATTCTAGCGGAAACGGAGCATTGTC
This genomic window from Candidatus Hydrogenedentota bacterium contains:
- a CDS encoding 4Fe-4S binding protein, with protein sequence MKDELAQPGGASVNSPLQGGNFVLIASLGLFAMAAQTLLFRDFFTVFEGNELGVGAFFGAWLVWIALGAAAGRWISGWGLPLGLPAVAYAVAFVVQQALILHARELAGVHAFAQFPFARMFAAAFVVNAPFSFLTGLLFTMASREAARRASLPAARVYIVETFGGCLGGVFTTLALAFGMPGEKVILLAAVPLLGAAAGSLRGRPRLAVGLFACALLAAAVQGALPMRWAAANARAEWSRLLTAESYRGYFTTPQGRYLYGNRGGQFIVVSNGAVCDTWPPGEHAAEVAAIHLAQKPDMRNALVIGPDALGLCDRLRAVPGIERVTWLHTDPAYPDRLRAILKMGGMPDFLPEDAPRTDLRAHAKATSSRYDAVILNLPGLSTLAMNRFASVEAFQGLRPLLNPEAMVSVCVAGGENFLGAERAFLGASLLATLQSVFKHVAMKPGEETWFFASDADILSVFPATLRKRFEDIPGAAAIYPPANIPALFPPDRIVFQQEKYDKAAREIGTDALRIEDRRPRALLFTLMLAIKQAGWAVPTGFLPLATRDGAPLLAAPLVIYLLLRLLYRRGSRHAPPADASRYGAMFLAASTGAAGMAASELLMFQYQTRHGSLYLHIGLISALFMAGAFAGGRFIEWRLERNAPKGMLLAALLAIHAAFLLLLAQDTVGAQAGFAFMFFAAGVTTGGYFPLAAALQRMGREAASVAAQLQAADNLGGASAAVLLPTLLAPMIGADAALILLGLIALNLPEFVGLRRLPGNTGRFPLRAAGYAMAGVAVYALFVSGFAALRQGASEEHLFWDAVRRLSGEEEPMREQAERPGGPAVEYARTAQGGYIFPTKPWAADIKGYAGPILLAAHVDADGRLIDYAVVKSRETRSYLSLVEVRKDRLQGRNLFDPQPFRDVAIISGATVSDRAIQLGLERAGHGFAKEILGRAQAAGAGVPKTVPWQPVRDAGILTVMLMAAYALRFSSPFRLRWAVLAVSALVLGFALNLQYSVQHVLLLLDGGVRELPWGGVFWLVVVLPAAAALFGNAYCGHVCPAGALQDLVGDLWPRRWRVAPHARVWRLVRPFKYVLLFLLVCEFALVRDYRVAQADPLAALFAGNWSASFTLFIVCMAAAGLFMPRFWCRALCPAGAFLSLFNGVRMAARWMPPRYPLHCDLGVRSVRELDCLHCDRCAANRRVGGRAKSLLARRTAGMVLFAVAAGGVLFVAANGIQSLRGPEAAAVFPASTGIKGTPRTVDMNALRRLLDRGELSRHPAEFHHPANMDE
- a CDS encoding PAS domain-containing protein, whose amino-acid sequence is MVRLRESLENQRQAAERTETARQDIEQRFRMSFQAMDSGFVLLEILRDAGGQPRDYRFLEVNPAFGRLTGVQAEDTVGRTVLETLPEIDPYWMECLERVAITGETAHFERFSVARGMHYSATVYRPAPDRIAVLFTDITSHKHTQEALQAALAELTAIHDSAPLAMMLLDNDRRVIKANAAAAQFADRTGEDMAGRRGGEALRCLHALDNPAGCGFGQSCADCRIRQAVLDTFATGACCKGLETWMTFQKDGAAVEKCLLVSVDRIQMDGGFRVLVCAEDITERKRAEDALRNSRELYRSLVENLPQSVFRKDREGRFVFCNRRFSETVKRPIEEILGKTDFDLFPREMAEAYRADDRRVMELYETLDQIEKHIGADGNLMYVQVVKTLLRDREGNIAGIQGIFWDVTERCRKDEELRALARFNEEVISGAGEGIIVYDRELRYRVWNPFMEKLTGLSAAFVLNKHALDLFPHLQEQGVDKLLQAALNGQTVRSGDVPFTSPDTGKSGWVVGVYAPHRNADGEIVGVIANIRDISERKRMEAERLEVERRLLQAQKLESLGVLAGGIAHDFNNLLMAIMGNLDLALMELAPDSRARQDIEKAMTAASRAADLTRQMLAYSGKGAFIMRPIDLSELVGENAGRLQASVPKNVRVTLNLAANLPSVRADSGQLLHVLVSLFTNAAEAIGDAPGTIRITTGTTTCNEQNLRDNCVDTTPACACCVFLEVADTGCGMDEETKRRLFEPFFSTKFTGRGLGMSAVQGIVRGHNGAIYVESEPGKGTTVRVLFPIMEEAGEKKEGSG